One window of the Eucalyptus grandis isolate ANBG69807.140 chromosome 6, ASM1654582v1, whole genome shotgun sequence genome contains the following:
- the LOC104449370 gene encoding cytochrome P450 CYP82D47 has product MYLQNPSFTNMESSFSFPTTALLGIFAFATIIYFFRSLLIRTKYDRSVDGHKKASLPEACGAWPLIGHLHLLGGPVPPHIILASMADKYGPIFTIKTGVHRALIVSNWQIAKQCLTVNDRAFASRPKSVSSEVMAYNYAMFGLAPYGPYWRYVRKVTMLDLLSSHRLELLKHVRDSEVQASMTHLYKRCMESYSGAPEKVLVDMKRWFGDITLNVVFRMIVGKRYGDEQDEKGREALRSYFDLAGRFIVSDAFPILRWLDLDGYERMMKKTAQELDRVVQGWLNEHKSRRSTNKRRGDNKDSDQDFMDVMLSTVDAAEELPGYDADTFIKATCMALVLAGSDTTSVSLTWALSLLLNHREVLKKAQHELDTQIGRERLVNESDLENLVYIQAIIKETMRLYPAAPLGVPHESTEDCTVDGYHIPKGTRLLFNFSKIHRDQHIWSDPQEFRPERFLTTHRNFDVRGQNFELLPFGSGRRMCPGINLAMQLISLSLAALLHGFDITTLADEQVDMAEAIGMTNLKATPLEVLVTPRLPEHTYR; this is encoded by the exons ATGTATCTCCAAAACCCTTCATTCACAAACATGGAGTCCTCTTTCTCGTTTCCAACCACAGCCCTTCTTGGCATCTTTGCCTTCGCAACCATTATCTACTTTTTCCGTTCGCTATTAATTAGAACAAAATATGACAGGAGTGTCGACGGCCACAAAAAAGCCTCCTTGCCAGAAGCTTGCGGCGCATGGCCTTTGATCGGCCATCTCCATCTCTTAGGAGGCCCAGTGCCGCCCCATATAATCCTAGCAAGCATGGCTGACAAGTACGGGCCGATCTTCACCATCAAGACAGGCGTTCATCGAGCATTGATAGTTAGCAATTGGCAAATAGCCAAGCAGTGCCTTACCGTGAATGATAGAGCCTTTGCGAGTCGTCCAAAGTCGGTCAGCTCTGAAGTCATGGCCTACAACTATGCCATGTTTGGCCTCGCTCCCTATGGCCCTTATTGGCGCTACGTGCGCAAGGTTACCATGCTTGATCTCCTCTCCAGTCACCGGCTGGAATTGCTCAAGCACGTCCGAGACTCGGAGGTACAAGCATCGATGACCCACTTATATAAGCGATGTATGGAAAGCTATAGTGGTGCGCCAGAGAAAGTGTTGGTGGACATGAAGCGATGGTTTGGTGACATTACTCTAAATGTGGTGTTCAGGATGATAGTTGGGAAACGATATGGGGACGAACAAGACGAGAAGGGTCGAGAGGCTTTGAGGAGCTACTTTGATTTGGCAGGGAGGTTCATAGTGTCCGACGCATTCCCGATTTTAAGGTGGCTGGATTTGGATGGATACGagaggatgatgaagaagacaGCCCAAGAGCTAGACCGTGTGGTTCAAGGATGGCTAAATGAGCACAAAAGCAGAAGAAGCACTAACAAAAGGCGTGGTGATAACAAGGACAGTGACCAGGATTTCATGGATGTGATGCTCTCCACTGTAGATGCTGCCGAAGAGCTTCCAGGCTACGATGCCGATACTTTCATTAAAGCAACATGCATG GCACTTGTCTTGGCTGGCTCAGACACTACCTCAGTCTCTCTGACGTGGGCCTTGTCTTTGTTGCTCAACCATCGTGAAGTTCTAAAGAAGGCCCAACATGAACTGGACACTCAAATCGGTAGAGAAAGACTAGTAAATGAATCGGACCTCGAGAATTTGGTCTACATCCAAGCCATCATCAAGGAAACCATGCGTTTATACCCAGCAGCCCCACTCGGCGTCCCGCATGAGTCCACGGAAGACTGCACCGTGGATGGTTACCACATCCCAAAGGGCACTCGTCTCCTCTTTAACTTTTCGAAGATCCATCGTGACCAGCACATATGGTCGGACCCTCAAGAATTCCGGCCAGAGAGATTCTTGACCACCCACAGAAATTTCGATGTCCGAGGTCAGAATTTCGAGCTGCTACCATTCGGGAGTGGTCGGAGAATGTGCCCCGGAATCAATTTGGCCATGCAACTAATTTCGCTATCGCTTGCTGCTCTTCTGCATGGGTTCGACATTACAACATTGGCAGATGAACAGGTTGACATGGCCGAGGCAATCGGAATGACGAATCTCAAAGCCACCCCACTTGAAGTCCTTGTGACTCCACGACTTCCTGAGCACACATACCGGTGA